The genomic window AATATACTATCCGTAGCGGCCGCTCCGAGTCGGCCTGCAAACCGGCCGTTCCCGCTCGGGACGGCTTTTCGGCGGCCGACACGCGTGTCGGCCGCGTCAGTCCTGATCGACCGCAGACGGCGTTCGCCGCCAGTCGGGTTCCTCCCGCGGCGGTGCGAGGACGCCGATGCCGACCGCGTCCTCGTCGGTCCGGTTTTCGGCCCCGTGGCGCTCGTCGCTCGAGAACATGTACGCGTCGCCGGCCGTGAGCGGGTACTCCTCGCCTTCGACGATGGCGGTGAGTTCCCCCTCGAGGACGAAGCCGATCTGTTCGTTCGCGTGCGTATGAGACGGTAGCGTGGCCCCCGATTCGATTTTCCAGTAGACCATGCCTGCTTGCTCCCCAGCAGGAAGGTCCGCGAGGGAGACCCCGTCGGCGACCTCCTCGAACTCCGCGTGGCCCGTCGATATCCGTTTCATGGGAACGGGGCTCACTCACCACGTCTGCACTGATAAACGTATCATGAAAACGTTTTAAGCCGCTCTCCGGTGTGCATTGTTCCATGTTAGCAGACCAATCGGTCCGGCTGTTCCACCTCCCGTTCTCGTTCATGCTGCCACAGACGGTGGCGGCCGAACGGGGCTACTACCGCGAGGAGGGACTCGCGGTCGACCTGGTCGAGCGAGACAGACGCGACGTCTCGGTCAAATACATCCCCGCGGAGGAGACGTTGACGGGCGACTACGACGTGGATCTCTACCCCATCTGCAAGTGGGAGAGCATCCGCCGGACGTGGGACATGGACGACGGCCGGGTCGTCGCGAACGGCACCTTCGCGAACCTCCCGTATACCGTCTTCACTCGCCCCGATTCCGCGATCGAGTCGCCAGCCGATCTCGCGGATGTGCCGGTCGGGGTCAATCTGCGGACCGGCCAAGAGTACACCGCCCGCAAAGCGCTCGAGGACCACGTCTCCCCCGACGAGATCGACCTCGTCGGCTGCGGGATGCCGACCGACCGACTCCGAGCGCTTCACGAGGGACGCGTCGACGCCGTGACGCTCATCGACCCCCACAGCACCCTCGCGGACCACCTCGGGTTCCGACGCCTCCTCGAGTACGACAACCACATGGGCATCGTCGGGAGCGAGGACATCGACCGGGACCTGCTCGAGGCGTTCCTGCGCGCTTACGGCCGTGCGGTCGCGGACATCAACGCGAACCCCGACGCCTTCCGCGGGACGTACCTCGAAATGCTCGAGGC from Natrinema versiforme includes these protein-coding regions:
- a CDS encoding ABC transporter substrate-binding protein, whose protein sequence is MLADQSVRLFHLPFSFMLPQTVAAERGYYREEGLAVDLVERDRRDVSVKYIPAEETLTGDYDVDLYPICKWESIRRTWDMDDGRVVANGTFANLPYTVFTRPDSAIESPADLADVPVGVNLRTGQEYTARKALEDHVSPDEIDLVGCGMPTDRLRALHEGRVDAVTLIDPHSTLADHLGFRRLLEYDNHMGIVGSEDIDRDLLEAFLRAYGRAVADINANPDAFRGTYLEMLEADAAVAPDLFDDVDVAAVREEITVPRYEVPDPVDREELDDHLDWMRDRGLIDENAAIDDIVAPL
- a CDS encoding cupin domain-containing protein, producing the protein MKRISTGHAEFEEVADGVSLADLPAGEQAGMVYWKIESGATLPSHTHANEQIGFVLEGELTAIVEGEEYPLTAGDAYMFSSDERHGAENRTDEDAVGIGVLAPPREEPDWRRTPSAVDQD